The following coding sequences are from one Cercospora beticola chromosome 4, complete sequence window:
- a CDS encoding uncharacterized protein (CAZy:GH12): MLFKTSSLLLACLAGSALASPTPTKSIVERADLCGQWDSVQTGTYTVYNNLWGASGVAGSQCFGVDKVSGTNIAWHATWTWARGSGGVKTYPNAVVNYTPNKLSTLKTMKSNWSWSYSGSNLVANVAYDLFTSSSPTATNEYEIMIWLAAYGGAGPISASYGADGNPVPIATVTLAGKSWKLYKGSNGVNQVFSFLPADGKIISSFSGDIVEFVKYLTSKQGLPTSQYLISSGAGTEPTEGSNAKFTTSSYSLVIT; this comes from the exons ATGCTCTTCAAGACATCATCTTTGCTGTTGGCATGCCTTGCCGGCTCAGCGCTGGCCTCACCCACACCTACCAAATCGATTGTCGAACGCGCTGATCTCTGCGGACAATGGGACAGTGTCCAGACAGGCACCTACACAGTCTACAATAACCTCTGGGGCGCCTCGGGAGTAGCAGGTAGTCAATGCTTTGGCGTTGACAAGGTCAGCGGGACAAACATTGCCTGGCACGCCAC CTGGACATGGGCTCGCGGCTCCGGCGGTGTGAAGACCTACCCCAATGCAGTCGTCAACTATACTCCAAATAAGCTCTCAACGCTCAAGACCATGAAGTCGAACTGGAGCTGGAGTTACTCAGGCAGCAACTTGGTGGCGAACGTGGCATACGACCTCTTCACTTCGTCTTCTCCCACAGCGACCAACGAATACGAGATTATGATCTGGTTGGCAGCGTATGGTGGTGCAGGACCTATCTCTGCAAGCTAC GGCGCCGACGGCAATCCAGTCCCAATCGCCACAGTGACTCTCGCTGGAAAAAGCTGGAAATTGTACAAAGGCTCCAACGGCGTCAATCaagtcttctctttcttaccAGCAGACGGAAAGATCATCAGCAGCTTCAGCGGCGACATCGTTGAGTTCGTCAAGTACCTGACATCGAAGCAAGGTCTGCCGACTTCGCAGTACTTGATCAGCTCCGGTGCGGGCACGGAACCGACCGAGGGAAGCAATGCTAAGTTTACGACGTCCAGCTACAGCCTTGTCATTACCTAG
- a CDS encoding uncharacterized protein (BUSCO:EOG09263W48), giving the protein MAKNKKRKIHTNHAEHRKPARPPQRKDVAKSKSSAKHQSAKPAKASQQHQQPTIPFLAEDRILLIGEGDFSFSRSIVAEHGCCDITATCYDSQEELFEKYKPQAESHVQYLEEEGQKVLYSVDATKLDKNKQLSKAVAEDGKFNVILFNFPHVGGKSTDVNRQVRFNQELLVKFFQTAQGLLVVSGSNEEEKGTIVVTLFEGEPYTLWNVRDLARHAGLEVVRSFKFLAEAYPGYEHVRTLGNLVGGGGWKGEDREARSYVFRMKGGGGDGGANEKPKTQGEMQKEMERQRRERLGAGDKRKRAKDVDSSSDEE; this is encoded by the coding sequence ATGGCAAAGAACAAGAAACGCAAGATCCACACCAACCACGCCGAGCATCGCAAACCTGCGCGACCGCCGCAGCGCAAAGATGTCGCGAAATCAAAATCCTCCGCGAAGCACCAATCCGCCAAACCGGCCAAAGCCTcccagcagcatcagcagcccACGATTCCATTCCTCGCTGAAGATCGCATCCTCCTGATCGGCGAAGGCGATTTTTCTTTCTCCCGCTCCATCGTTGCCGAACACGGCTGTTGCGATATCACTGCGACATGCTACGATTCTCAGGAAGAGCTTTTCGAGAAGTACAAACCGCAAGCTGAATCGCATGTCCAGTatctggaagaagaagggcaaaaGGTGTTGTACAGCGTCGACGCTACGAAATTGGATAAGAACAAGCAGTTATCGAAAGCTGTGGCCGAAGATGGGAAATTCAATGTCATATTGTTCAATTTTCCGCATGTGGGGGGGAAGAGTACAGATGTGAATCGACAGGTGCGGTTCAATCAGGAATTACTTGTGAAGTTTTTCCAGACGGCGCAGGGGTTGTTGGTTGTGAGTGGGAGTaatgaggaggagaaggggaCGATTGTGGTGACATTGTTTGAGGGTGAGCCGTATACGTTGTGGAACGTGAGGGATTTGGCGAGACATGCGGGGTTGGAGGTTGTGAGGAGTTTTAAGTTCTTGGCTGAGGCGTATCCGGGGTACGAACATGTGAGGACGCTGGGGAATTTggttggcggtggtgggtggAAGGGGGAGGATAGAGAGGCGAGGAGTTATGTGTTTCGAATGaagggtggtggtggagatgGCGGCGCAAACGAAAAGCCGAAGACGCAGGGTGAAATGCAgaaggagatggagaggcagaggagggagaggttGGGGGCTGGAGATaagaggaagagggcgaAGGATGTGGACAGCTCTTCGGATGAGGAGTGA